Proteins from a genomic interval of Kitasatospora herbaricolor:
- a CDS encoding ATP-binding protein, translating into MAETLDRPTTVEGEYSCWLPRHRRSPGVARLLLRTFLGGFAGGERFAEVGELLLSELVTNAVEHARVPAGRLVKVRFALEADRLRVEVHDASPQRPVPGPVPARPDAEAGRGLLLVRELSDGWGSCPRAGGIGKFVWFECTPARPAGAGAVTGAPDTDAALTPAGPGTA; encoded by the coding sequence ATGGCCGAGACACTCGACCGACCGACGACCGTGGAGGGGGAGTACTCCTGCTGGCTGCCGCGCCACCGGCGGTCCCCGGGGGTGGCGCGGCTGCTGCTGCGGACCTTCCTGGGCGGCTTCGCGGGCGGGGAGCGATTCGCGGAGGTGGGCGAGCTGCTGCTCAGCGAGCTGGTGACCAACGCGGTGGAGCACGCCAGGGTGCCGGCCGGGCGGCTCGTGAAGGTGCGGTTCGCGCTGGAGGCGGACCGGCTGCGGGTGGAGGTGCACGACGCGAGCCCGCAGCGGCCCGTCCCGGGGCCGGTGCCCGCCCGGCCGGACGCGGAGGCGGGCCGGGGGCTGCTGCTGGTCCGGGAGCTGTCGGACGGCTGGGGCAGTTGTCCGAGAGCCGGCGGGATCGGGAAGTTCGTCTGGTTCGAGTGCACCCCGGCCCGCCCGGCCGGGGCCGGGGCCGTGACGGGAGCGCCGGACACCGACGCGGCGCTGACGCCGGCAGGGCCGGGTACGGCATGA
- a CDS encoding DUF397 domain-containing protein — MTWRKSSYSGDDGGDCIEVAPGFPGLVPVRDSKDPSGPALVFPATAWQSFVAGVRAGEFPAGC, encoded by the coding sequence GTGACCTGGCGCAAGAGCAGCTACAGCGGGGACGACGGCGGCGACTGCATCGAGGTGGCCCCCGGATTCCCGGGCCTCGTCCCCGTACGTGACTCCAAGGACCCGTCCGGTCCGGCGCTGGTCTTCCCGGCCACCGCCTGGCAGTCCTTCGTCGCGGGCGTCCGCGCCGGGGAGTTCCCCGCCGGCTGCTGA
- a CDS encoding CHAT domain-containing protein, whose amino-acid sequence MPKSSGVGGDGQDLLDTKRYTDLETWAALRCPPGVAAAEEPADGPADPSSDGPAPDGSRAGPQAPADEAAFVLLLRGRIERGAFRRAAAAARAGRAYFPEDGPAGLWGRLAVVLDTPDDERPRVLAELREHARAVAASTAAPGTAALALELQAQAMALEFLLQGGPLDAGAPVVEQWERAAAAYRDAGLGREAGRTTRRAARFVSEGYLRDHARARAMLRAEHAAAVAEGDGLRAAEARSALAERALREWFAALGSGVVPVTDDQVSPGPEGNRPEGNRPEGNRPEGNRPEGNRPEGDEPEGDELEALTRECDLAAEALTAAGVVTATARAAATGARLLLAHGVPEGVEQAEQAAVLLREHGADSDELALWQDLTMYHTRKGDALGRARAHEAAAAVSARLGNGFAADGLAMGVADTALRDGRLGEAQELTSARSADALGDPVGPRVVRSSALAVMGLTGEATALLRSCAEELEARPGVSGLLPQVYLSLSGLLAGDDPDAAEECLRRGAEVAGTIGDPMDRARCLGVLAWTIARRSVGAAGAAGPSGVDRTAEYEALFGEAIGLLLPLRTLEALDHLATALQQRGQAAFFRLDAPAAEYWLACSEEVARAAGLGPTLAFTLGYQGILLLSEARTDPGRYDRADARFAEAQQLFTAAGMTGDGWRLLFHRAVCALESGDRIPAEQRERWAEADRLLTEAADRADALRIATSTPGTAPVRAQEAGIASAHDKGELYRSAFELHWHRLGDSATALYWLERAKSRALLDGLAALGQDGAADGGANDGGTTDGGRPVETPAAAEAVTWPDLRAALAAEFDRTGQRLVIAQYRSSPTGLLLLGLRHDWEQPRVEVIDIDLARLRRFTASTFHRSGEVRTMSDGMLRGWAGFAGLVGPLASWTLPGDVVVLVPHGPLHDLPLHTLPVAGVPLLLRNPVVQVPSSSVLADLLRRDARGPASRAGRASVLADPQRNLPHSVSEGAAVAGLLGVPAVTGEPATRAVLLEALETAGLVHLAGHGLITTGSGFERGVHLSDGPVRAADLVGRRIRAGTVVLSGCETGVNEQRAGDEPVGLPRALLLGGARSVLVSQWRVADSSSRELLTAFHRKLAAGDAPALALHHAAVETFRTPGGKLEHLYHWGAFVLVGDWA is encoded by the coding sequence GTGCCGAAGAGTTCCGGGGTGGGCGGAGACGGGCAGGACCTGCTCGACACCAAGCGCTACACGGACCTGGAGACATGGGCGGCGCTCCGCTGTCCACCCGGCGTCGCGGCGGCCGAGGAGCCGGCCGACGGCCCGGCCGATCCATCTTCCGACGGCCCGGCCCCGGACGGGAGCCGGGCGGGCCCGCAGGCCCCGGCCGACGAGGCGGCCTTCGTGCTGCTGCTCCGGGGGCGGATCGAACGCGGGGCCTTCCGCCGGGCCGCGGCGGCGGCCCGCGCCGGCCGGGCGTACTTCCCCGAGGACGGTCCGGCCGGTCTCTGGGGACGGCTGGCGGTCGTGCTCGACACGCCCGACGACGAGCGTCCACGGGTGCTCGCCGAACTACGGGAGCACGCCCGCGCGGTGGCCGCCTCCACGGCCGCCCCCGGGACGGCCGCGCTGGCGCTGGAACTCCAGGCGCAGGCGATGGCCCTGGAGTTCCTCCTCCAGGGCGGGCCGCTCGATGCCGGTGCTCCGGTCGTGGAGCAGTGGGAGCGGGCGGCCGCCGCCTACCGTGACGCCGGCCTCGGCCGTGAGGCGGGGAGGACGACGCGCCGGGCGGCGCGGTTCGTCTCCGAGGGGTACCTGCGCGACCACGCCCGGGCCCGGGCGATGCTGCGGGCCGAGCACGCGGCGGCCGTCGCCGAGGGCGACGGCCTGCGCGCCGCCGAGGCCCGTTCCGCGCTCGCCGAACGCGCGCTGCGGGAGTGGTTCGCCGCTCTCGGGAGCGGCGTCGTCCCGGTGACGGACGACCAGGTGAGCCCGGGGCCGGAGGGGAACAGGCCCGAGGGGAACAGGCCCGAGGGGAACAGGCCCGAGGGGAACAGGCCCGAGGGGAACAGGCCCGAGGGGGACGAGCCGGAGGGGGACGAGCTGGAGGCGCTGACCCGGGAGTGCGACCTCGCCGCCGAGGCCCTGACCGCCGCCGGTGTGGTGACCGCCACGGCGCGGGCGGCCGCGACGGGCGCGCGGCTGCTGCTCGCCCATGGGGTGCCGGAGGGCGTGGAGCAGGCCGAGCAGGCCGCCGTGCTGCTCCGGGAGCACGGGGCCGACAGTGACGAACTGGCCCTGTGGCAGGACCTGACGATGTACCACACGCGCAAGGGTGACGCGCTCGGCCGGGCCCGGGCGCACGAGGCGGCGGCGGCCGTCTCGGCCCGGCTGGGCAACGGCTTCGCCGCCGACGGGCTGGCGATGGGCGTGGCCGACACCGCTCTGCGTGACGGCCGCCTCGGGGAGGCGCAGGAGTTGACGTCCGCCCGGTCCGCGGACGCCCTGGGCGACCCGGTGGGCCCGCGCGTGGTCCGCAGCTCCGCTCTGGCCGTCATGGGACTGACCGGCGAGGCGACCGCGCTGTTGCGTTCCTGTGCCGAGGAGTTGGAGGCCCGGCCCGGCGTGTCCGGGCTGCTGCCGCAGGTCTACCTCTCGCTGAGCGGCCTGCTGGCCGGCGACGATCCGGACGCGGCCGAGGAGTGCCTGCGCCGGGGCGCGGAGGTGGCCGGCACCATCGGCGACCCGATGGACCGGGCCCGTTGCCTGGGCGTGCTCGCCTGGACGATCGCCCGCCGGTCGGTGGGTGCGGCCGGTGCGGCCGGCCCGAGCGGCGTCGACCGGACGGCCGAGTACGAGGCCCTGTTCGGCGAGGCGATCGGCCTGCTGTTGCCGCTGCGGACCCTGGAGGCCCTCGACCACCTCGCCACCGCGCTCCAGCAGCGCGGACAGGCGGCCTTCTTCCGGCTGGACGCCCCGGCCGCGGAGTACTGGCTGGCCTGCTCGGAGGAGGTCGCCCGGGCGGCGGGGCTGGGGCCGACGCTCGCCTTCACCCTCGGCTACCAGGGCATCCTGCTGCTCTCGGAGGCCCGGACGGACCCGGGTCGCTACGACCGGGCGGACGCCCGCTTCGCCGAGGCCCAGCAGTTGTTCACGGCCGCGGGGATGACCGGCGACGGGTGGCGCCTGCTCTTCCACCGGGCCGTCTGCGCCCTGGAGTCGGGCGACCGGATCCCGGCGGAGCAGCGGGAGCGGTGGGCCGAGGCCGACCGGCTGCTCACCGAGGCGGCGGACAGGGCCGACGCCCTCCGGATCGCCACCTCGACCCCCGGCACGGCTCCCGTCCGGGCCCAGGAGGCCGGGATCGCCTCCGCCCACGACAAGGGCGAGTTGTACCGGTCGGCCTTCGAACTCCACTGGCACCGGCTCGGGGACTCCGCCACGGCCCTGTACTGGCTGGAGCGGGCCAAGAGCCGCGCCCTGCTGGACGGGTTGGCGGCCCTCGGCCAGGACGGCGCGGCTGACGGCGGCGCGAACGACGGCGGCACGACCGATGGCGGCCGTCCCGTCGAGACCCCGGCGGCCGCCGAAGCGGTGACCTGGCCGGACCTGCGGGCCGCGCTGGCCGCCGAATTCGACCGCACCGGGCAGCGGCTGGTGATCGCCCAGTACCGCAGCTCACCGACCGGCCTCCTACTGCTCGGACTGCGGCACGACTGGGAGCAGCCCCGGGTAGAGGTGATCGACATCGACCTGGCCAGGCTGCGCCGGTTCACCGCGAGCACCTTCCACCGCTCCGGCGAAGTACGGACGATGAGCGACGGGATGCTACGCGGCTGGGCCGGGTTCGCCGGGCTGGTCGGGCCGCTGGCCTCCTGGACGCTGCCCGGGGACGTGGTGGTGCTGGTCCCGCACGGACCGCTGCACGACCTGCCCCTGCACACCCTGCCGGTGGCCGGCGTCCCGCTGCTGCTGCGCAACCCGGTCGTCCAGGTACCGAGCAGCTCCGTGCTGGCCGACCTGCTGCGGCGGGACGCCCGTGGCCCGGCCTCCCGCGCCGGTCGCGCGAGCGTGCTCGCCGATCCGCAGCGGAACCTGCCGCACTCCGTGTCGGAGGGCGCGGCCGTGGCCGGACTGCTCGGCGTACCGGCCGTCACCGGCGAACCGGCCACCCGGGCCGTCCTGCTCGAAGCCCTGGAGACCGCCGGGCTGGTGCATCTGGCCGGCCACGGCCTGATCACCACCGGCAGCGGCTTCGAGCGCGGGGTGCACCTGTCCGACGGGCCCGTGCGGGCCGCCGACCTGGTCGGCCGCCGGATCAGGGCGGGGACGGTGGTGCTCAGCGGGTGCGAGACCGGCGTCAACGAGCAGCGGGCCGGGGACGAGCCGGTCGGCCTGCCGAGGGCGCTGCTGCTCGGCGGCGCCCGGTCCGTCCTGGTCAGCCAGTGGCGGGTGGCCGACTCCTCCTCCCGCGAGCTGCTCACCGCCTTCCACCGGAAGCTGGCCGCCGGTGACGCCCCCGCCCTGGCGCTGCACCACGCGGCGGTGGAGACGTTCCGGACACCCGGCGGGAAGCTGGAACACCTCTACCACTGGGGCGCGTTCGTCCTGGTGGGTGACTGGGCCTGA
- a CDS encoding histidine phosphatase family protein translates to MRLLLIRHGETFSNLGRLLDTARPGAELTPLGQRQAAALPAALAEEDIDRLYVSTLVRTQQTAAPLAAARGLEPLVRDGLRELSAGDLELRGDEAAGVLYMRTAFAWSAGDLELRMPGGESGTEALARLDEVVAEAARSGSGTVAMISHGAAIRMWAAARAENVDVPFAARHPLDNTGVVVLDGTPEGGWKALSWMGSPLGGPTRPDHEADSPAGRPVGPESVTPAQD, encoded by the coding sequence ATGCGCCTGCTGCTCATCCGTCACGGCGAGACCTTCTCCAACCTCGGCCGCCTGCTGGACACCGCCCGGCCCGGCGCCGAGCTGACCCCGCTGGGACAGCGGCAGGCCGCCGCACTGCCCGCCGCGCTGGCCGAGGAGGACATCGACCGCCTGTACGTGTCCACGCTGGTCCGGACCCAGCAGACCGCCGCGCCGCTGGCCGCCGCGCGGGGCCTGGAGCCACTGGTCCGGGACGGCCTGCGGGAGCTCTCGGCCGGTGACCTGGAGCTGCGCGGGGACGAGGCGGCGGGCGTGCTCTACATGCGGACGGCCTTCGCCTGGTCGGCCGGCGACCTGGAGCTGCGGATGCCCGGCGGCGAGAGCGGCACGGAGGCCCTCGCCCGGCTGGACGAGGTGGTGGCCGAGGCCGCCCGGTCCGGGTCGGGCACCGTCGCCATGATCAGCCACGGCGCCGCCATCCGGATGTGGGCGGCCGCCCGGGCCGAGAACGTGGACGTGCCCTTCGCGGCCCGGCACCCGCTCGACAACACCGGGGTGGTGGTGCTGGACGGCACCCCCGAGGGCGGCTGGAAGGCGCTGTCCTGGATGGGCTCCCCGCTGGGCGGCCCCACCCGTCCGGACCACGAGGCGGACAGCCCCGCCGGCCGCCCGGTCGGCCCGGAGTCGGTCACGCCCGCGCAGGACTGA
- a CDS encoding helix-turn-helix domain-containing protein → MSLQGLAVPRPRPDTGSTISSAVLFGGEFRHAREAAGYSQAGLAKLLHCDRTLITRIENGGRIPQEKFIKQCDEVLLMGGVLIRIWNRVDWYAEVEHPDWFQRFAQMEAEAVSLRKYQVQLVPGLLQTEDYARALFARGAAAGNPDLIEERVAARLSRQHRFLVDGGPLLVVVLDESAIRRVIGGPAVMRDQMDHLLTVAGQCNIAIQVAPFGLVDLAPPKTSMTLIKLPDGHEWVYSESLGRGHFSDDPSVLTAHTRTYDVLRADVLSSRESMALITSAMEGYSAHDESRSQRGDLAQEQLQRGRRRRLHRGGPRIPGPRPRT, encoded by the coding sequence ATGTCACTACAGGGGTTGGCTGTGCCACGTCCCAGGCCCGACACGGGTTCGACCATCAGTTCGGCCGTACTGTTCGGCGGCGAGTTCCGTCACGCCCGTGAGGCGGCCGGCTACTCCCAGGCCGGACTGGCCAAACTCCTGCACTGCGACCGGACGCTCATCACCCGGATCGAGAACGGCGGCCGGATCCCGCAGGAGAAGTTCATCAAGCAGTGCGACGAGGTGCTGCTCATGGGCGGCGTCCTGATCCGAATCTGGAATCGGGTCGACTGGTACGCCGAGGTCGAACACCCGGACTGGTTCCAGCGCTTCGCACAGATGGAGGCGGAGGCGGTCTCCTTGCGCAAGTACCAGGTCCAGCTGGTACCGGGTCTGTTGCAGACGGAGGACTACGCGCGGGCGCTCTTTGCCCGAGGTGCGGCCGCCGGGAACCCCGACCTCATCGAGGAGCGGGTGGCGGCGCGACTGAGCCGACAGCACCGGTTCCTGGTCGATGGTGGGCCGCTGCTGGTTGTCGTTCTGGACGAGAGTGCGATCCGGCGGGTCATTGGCGGGCCGGCTGTCATGCGGGACCAGATGGATCATCTGTTGACGGTTGCCGGGCAATGCAACATCGCCATTCAAGTCGCCCCCTTCGGCCTGGTGGACCTGGCGCCGCCCAAGACCTCAATGACCCTCATCAAACTGCCTGACGGGCACGAATGGGTCTACTCGGAAAGTCTGGGACGAGGTCACTTCAGTGATGATCCATCAGTGCTGACTGCGCATACCCGGACCTATGATGTGCTGCGAGCTGACGTGCTTTCGAGCCGTGAGTCGATGGCCTTGATCACCAGTGCGATGGAGGGGTACAGCGCTCATGACGAATCTCGATCTCAACGCGGTGACCTGGCGCAAGAGCAGCTACAGCGGGGACGACGGCGGCGACTGCATCGAGGTGGCCCCCGGATTCCCGGGCCTCGTCCCCGTACGTGA
- a CDS encoding ALF repeat-containing protein, whose translation MVLLVGLVSATPVAADEVPPLTDRGRVLALWDAGGTAVKAAAEAALAGSDADVRRFLDSEQAVAQVQDDKAQAMQMATVGGRGVREAAKTALAGSPADLASFLKTGWQTPLEVDQRVQATQVTTTGGRGVQEAGKAALNGTIDDVRAFLNAGQYPLHEADDRVRLMQIVSAGGAATQAAAKLAMNGSDEDVREFLSVGQYVARARDQEFTSVAQLAQQAKDASAQASRETEAAKDASERAVGAAELAKQAAAQAASETEAARNDSAKAASAAGRAADAANRAAQASQAAIDAARAANNSARVAASAAMQAANAAAGAAKAASRARNAAAGAAADANQAGAAREAAEAARTAASGATAAAAAADQASAAAKASEDAAKAARGAGINSSAAADSADQAGNFADQAGAQSTKARQAAEAARRQAKEATRAATAAEALAHEATQAAAEARDAAKSAASHASAAAQAADEAAQHAGDASTAAAQSTAHAAAAKVAADAAAEAVNEATRVEDLARRSEAEDLNSRTANAINVARDAKAADDAAKAELTRSTQEATQLDAEAAQLAANAVKPGADVQQITSDGRRVAVIALKTRGAWSKQAARAALAGSDGGVRDYVRTGWQQAAQLDERARVENLAVNSELTAVRTAATNALKGNATDVAAFLKSGQYDAAGLDYRVAVVQAVSAGGRGVKEAGQAALNANTTEALRQFMTTGRYNAQEADDRVLATQLVSGGGPEVKAAASIALEGPPQQLRSFIQSEQFTAQRKDDLASTHIAQVQELLSEAAGAAALAQQNAAQAAQAAATANHASEEAKAYAAQAQQSAAQAADFSAQAQQSANQAQQSATKAQQSAKTAAAAKVAAQRDGDRAANSASRANVSAAQARVSSQSAYRAASEARASAEAAGKDAAAADAAQKEAFDTYVAKQRQEDDLRIQEEEKRRKEEEQIPESIRWQLQMMREGPIVAQPKPNALQDGFGWITGLGERTVNYKAGDEFTEQLRKDHSMDVVRKRILDGIAAGKTKEKGGYSVLGEEGVDRLITDATDVLTLGGTAWLSKIGSGGKYGSSTSIFVGSYDYSYEIVSRDTQTGKAEVTITVKNDTTFNSLVHPPIFRDAWDSWIGGPINSVADWVGGPMSTKTQIATWNETLDTR comes from the coding sequence TTGGTACTTCTCGTCGGCCTTGTCTCAGCAACACCGGTTGCTGCGGACGAGGTTCCTCCGCTCACGGACAGAGGGCGGGTCCTCGCACTCTGGGATGCGGGTGGCACGGCCGTGAAGGCTGCGGCAGAGGCCGCGTTGGCCGGGTCGGATGCAGATGTGCGCCGGTTCCTGGACAGCGAGCAAGCAGTCGCCCAGGTGCAGGACGACAAGGCGCAGGCGATGCAAATGGCCACGGTCGGCGGCCGTGGCGTGCGTGAAGCCGCGAAGACCGCTCTGGCCGGGAGCCCGGCCGACCTGGCGTCGTTCCTGAAGACCGGCTGGCAGACACCACTGGAGGTGGATCAGCGCGTCCAGGCCACCCAGGTGACCACCACAGGTGGGCGCGGGGTACAGGAGGCCGGGAAGGCCGCACTGAACGGCACGATCGACGATGTCCGGGCCTTCCTCAACGCTGGGCAGTACCCACTGCACGAGGCCGACGACCGAGTCCGGCTGATGCAGATCGTCAGCGCCGGCGGTGCCGCCACCCAGGCTGCGGCCAAACTCGCCATGAACGGCTCCGATGAGGATGTTCGCGAGTTCCTGTCCGTCGGCCAGTACGTTGCGCGCGCACGCGACCAAGAGTTCACCTCCGTAGCCCAGTTGGCTCAGCAGGCCAAGGACGCCAGTGCCCAAGCCTCGCGGGAGACCGAGGCGGCGAAGGATGCGTCGGAACGAGCCGTGGGGGCAGCGGAGTTGGCCAAGCAAGCGGCCGCACAGGCCGCATCGGAAACCGAAGCTGCACGGAACGACTCCGCAAAGGCGGCGAGCGCCGCCGGCCGGGCCGCGGACGCGGCGAACCGGGCGGCCCAAGCCTCCCAGGCTGCCATCGACGCTGCTCGTGCGGCCAACAACTCGGCCCGGGTGGCCGCGAGCGCCGCCATGCAGGCGGCGAACGCAGCAGCAGGTGCCGCAAAGGCAGCCAGCCGAGCGCGCAATGCGGCTGCCGGTGCGGCTGCCGACGCCAACCAGGCCGGCGCGGCGAGGGAGGCGGCAGAGGCCGCGCGCACCGCCGCGAGCGGAGCGACCGCAGCGGCCGCAGCGGCGGATCAGGCAAGCGCTGCTGCAAAGGCGAGCGAGGATGCAGCCAAGGCAGCGCGTGGTGCCGGCATCAACTCGTCCGCCGCGGCGGACTCGGCGGACCAGGCCGGAAACTTTGCCGACCAGGCGGGTGCGCAGTCGACCAAGGCCAGGCAAGCGGCGGAGGCCGCCCGGCGCCAGGCGAAGGAGGCGACACGAGCGGCCACTGCTGCCGAAGCGCTCGCACACGAAGCGACTCAGGCCGCAGCGGAAGCACGGGACGCAGCCAAATCCGCCGCTTCCCATGCCTCTGCTGCCGCACAAGCTGCTGACGAAGCGGCCCAGCACGCCGGCGACGCTTCCACCGCCGCGGCGCAGTCCACGGCTCATGCCGCAGCAGCGAAGGTGGCTGCCGACGCGGCTGCGGAAGCGGTCAATGAGGCCACGCGGGTTGAGGACCTCGCGCGCAGGAGCGAGGCCGAGGATCTCAACTCGCGTACCGCGAACGCGATCAATGTGGCAAGGGATGCCAAGGCCGCCGATGACGCTGCCAAGGCGGAGCTGACCCGATCGACGCAGGAGGCAACACAGCTGGACGCCGAGGCTGCCCAGCTCGCGGCCAACGCCGTGAAGCCCGGGGCGGATGTCCAGCAGATCACCTCGGACGGCCGCAGGGTGGCAGTGATCGCCTTGAAAACCCGAGGAGCATGGAGCAAGCAAGCCGCACGGGCAGCACTCGCAGGCTCGGACGGCGGAGTCCGGGACTATGTGCGGACCGGCTGGCAGCAGGCTGCCCAACTCGACGAGCGCGCGCGGGTGGAGAACCTCGCAGTCAATTCCGAGCTGACCGCTGTGCGGACCGCGGCGACAAATGCCCTGAAGGGAAACGCGACAGATGTCGCCGCTTTCCTGAAGAGTGGTCAGTACGACGCGGCAGGCCTCGACTACCGGGTCGCAGTCGTCCAGGCCGTGAGTGCCGGTGGCCGAGGCGTCAAGGAGGCCGGCCAGGCCGCGCTCAACGCCAACACGACGGAGGCGCTGCGACAGTTCATGACCACCGGACGCTACAACGCCCAGGAAGCCGATGACCGGGTCCTCGCGACCCAACTCGTGAGTGGCGGCGGTCCGGAGGTCAAGGCTGCCGCGTCCATCGCGCTTGAGGGACCGCCGCAACAGTTGCGTTCCTTCATTCAGTCAGAGCAGTTCACCGCGCAGCGCAAGGACGATCTCGCCAGCACACACATCGCTCAGGTCCAGGAGCTGCTCTCGGAAGCCGCCGGCGCGGCCGCACTCGCCCAGCAGAATGCTGCACAAGCTGCCCAGGCCGCGGCGACTGCCAACCATGCATCCGAAGAGGCAAAGGCCTACGCCGCACAGGCTCAGCAGTCCGCCGCACAGGCCGCCGACTTCTCGGCGCAGGCGCAGCAGTCCGCAAACCAGGCCCAGCAGTCGGCCACCAAGGCCCAGCAGTCGGCGAAGACGGCGGCCGCGGCCAAGGTTGCGGCTCAGCGTGACGGCGACAGGGCCGCCAACTCCGCCTCGCGTGCCAACGTCTCGGCCGCACAGGCCAGGGTGTCTTCGCAGTCCGCCTATCGTGCGGCCAGCGAAGCCCGCGCCTCCGCGGAGGCTGCTGGCAAGGATGCCGCCGCGGCTGACGCGGCCCAGAAGGAGGCATTCGACACCTACGTTGCCAAGCAGCGCCAAGAGGACGATCTCCGTATCCAGGAGGAGGAGAAGCGCCGGAAGGAAGAGGAGCAGATCCCCGAAAGCATCCGGTGGCAGCTGCAGATGATGCGGGAGGGGCCGATCGTTGCACAGCCCAAGCCCAACGCCCTCCAGGACGGGTTCGGCTGGATCACCGGGCTCGGCGAACGCACCGTCAACTACAAGGCCGGCGACGAGTTCACCGAGCAGCTGCGCAAGGACCACTCGATGGATGTGGTCAGGAAGCGGATTCTCGACGGTATTGCGGCAGGCAAGACGAAGGAGAAGGGAGGCTACTCGGTCCTGGGTGAAGAAGGTGTCGACCGGTTGATCACCGATGCCACCGATGTGCTGACCCTCGGCGGAACCGCCTGGCTGAGCAAGATCGGATCGGGTGGCAAGTACGGAAGCTCGACGTCCATCTTCGTCGGGTCCTACGACTATTCGTATGAGATAGTCTCGCGGGACACCCAGACCGGGAAGGCAGAAGTGACGATCACCGTCAAGAACGACACCACCTTCAACTCCCTGGTGCACCCTCCGATCTTCCGCGATGCCTGGGACTCCTGGATCGGCGGTCCCATCAACTCGGTCGCTGACTGGGTCGGCGGCCCCATGTCGACGAAGACGCAGATCGCCACCTGGAACGAGACCTTGGACACCCGATGA
- a CDS encoding peptidoglycan-binding domain-containing protein, which yields MARRTLKRRSVFLVAAVALASVGALGGSAQAEPGQSYIGPGKPNEYEGVMCTQILANMLHWQTGYHVVAEDGHFGPDTYGAIKAVQKWASLPQDGIVGPQTGTVLLESTKDGDGNGCYWHLPSYK from the coding sequence GTGGCCCGCAGGACCCTCAAGCGACGCAGTGTGTTCCTCGTGGCGGCGGTCGCGCTCGCCAGTGTCGGTGCGCTGGGCGGGAGCGCCCAGGCCGAGCCCGGGCAGTCGTACATCGGGCCGGGCAAGCCCAACGAGTACGAGGGCGTCATGTGCACCCAGATCCTCGCCAACATGCTGCACTGGCAGACCGGTTACCACGTCGTCGCGGAGGACGGGCACTTCGGCCCGGACACCTACGGGGCGATCAAGGCCGTCCAGAAGTGGGCGAGCCTGCCGCAGGACGGCATCGTCGGCCCGCAGACCGGGACGGTGCTGCTGGAGTCCACCAAGGACGGCGACGGCAACGGCTGCTACTGGCACCTGCCCTCGTACAAGTGA